In Spirosoma sp. KUDC1026, the sequence AAATCAGAAGAAGCCATCCCGGCGCATTTTGGCCTGAACGCCCCGCATATTGTAGGTAAGTCCAATGGTGAAGTAGCGGGCCAGCGTCTGGATAGTTTCCGATTGCGTGTAGTTAGCCCCACGATTCAACGAGACGGCTACGTTCCGGTTGAGCATATCGTAGGCCGATAGACGTATTTCGGCCCGCTTCGCTTTGCCCAGAATGTGATAAACCGACGAGTTCAGAATTGGAATACGCTGGTCGAAATTCAGCACGGCATTCCGGTTGACGCGGTAATTCAGGTTACTGTTGATGTACCAGTCGTGCGGCAGTTTCAGGGTCAGATCACCACCGAAGTTGTTGCTAATATAGGTCTGATTCTGACTGGTATTGATCGAAAACTGGGAGTTTGTTACGTTCAGGTTCGCATTGGCGTAGAACGTCAGCCACTCAACTGGCGTCAGACTCAACCTCGCCCCTGCTCCGTAGTTCTGGTTGCGGGTTTCGTTTAAAACTTTGTTGATTCGGGTTGGATTGTTACCAAAATTCAGGTTCCCGTTCAGATCAAGCGTTGCTTTGGTTTTCTTTAGCGGGAAGCCAAAACCCAGATAAGACCCCAGGTTACGGCCACCCGATATATTTTCAGGCATGATCGTTGTCACCAGCGTCTGCAAGTCAGTATCCTGGCTACTAACAATCTGGTTCACGTATTTCGTAGCGTTCACGCCGATATAGACATTGATAAAACTACCCGGGTTGAAATAGTTGAAGCCCAGGTTGACATTGTGTCCCAGTTCCGGAAGCAGGTCTGGATTACCTTTGTTAATGAACAGTGGGTTGCTGTTATTAACAACCGGCTGCAATTCACGCGAGGTTGGAATTCGCACGTTTACGTTATAGCCACCATACAGGTACCGGTTATTTTTCAGATCAAAGTTCAGATTAACATTGGGGATCAACGTCGTAAATACCCGGTTAATCGACTGCCGGTTCAGGTCTGTCTGATCACGGGCAAATTCGCCGTCGAGCGTAAAGCGCTGCCCGGCCGCACCCACCGATACGTTCAACCCCTTGTACGAATAGCGTACACTGCTGCCCAGCCGGTTATAGATATAATTGTTTTTGTAATACAAACTCAGGCTATCGTTGCGGGGGCGACTGTCCCCCAGATTTAAGTCAAATACGTCGCGGTCCACTTCATCGTAGCGCAGGCTGAAATTGTAGAACGTTTCCCAGGTAAATCGCTTGGCAAACGGCTCCACAAACTGCAGACTGGCCTTGTATTCACTCCGGAGCACATCGTTGAACTGATCCTGCCGCACGTTCGGAATCCTGTTAGCCGGATTGGCCAATGTGTACGTATTAACTGAGTTCAGCAGCAGCGACGAGTTATTTGAGTTCACTTCGTACGTAGCGCTGGCCGCAAAGCTCCGGCCTTTCTTTTTCATTTTCAGGCGGTAGATCAGCGAATTCGACATGGCGAATTGATCCTGTTCGCTCCGGTTGCTGGTCAGGTTACGCGTAGTATCACCCACCCCACGAATAATATTCTGCTGCCGGAACAGATTCGCGTTGCCGGTTCCGTAACGGGTATTATTCAAAAAGACCAGCGTGCTCGACGAGTCGAGTTGAGCTTCATACCGCAAACTGGCCCGGTGGTTCCCGTTGAAATTAATCTGATTGCTGGCTTCGTCGGTCGTGTAATTGCCCTGCGGCAGAATGTTTTCCCGGTTCCGCTGAGCGTCCAGTTCGATACGGGTCTGGTTGTAATAATAGCTCCCGCTTATTTTCTTCTTTTTGGTATCGTAGTTGTAGTTAGCACCACCCGCTGCGTTGTTGGAGAACCCGACTCCCTGCCGGCCACTCACTGGAATTCCCAGTCCTTCGTCGCCACTATCGGAGTAGTAGAAGAAACTACCGCTAAAACCAAAGTCAGCGTTCTGGTTCGAATTATAGGCGTTGCTGCCCCGGAAATCCTGATAATCTTCCCGCGAGAGGCCCTGCTGGTTCGTGTTGTTACCCAGTCCAACAAGCGAAAACTGGTGCTTCGAGTTGAACTTGTTGTAATTCCCTTTAACCTCGGCGCGGGGCGATACGCCGTTGGAAGCCGGACCAGCCGCGGCCGTTACTTTTCCAAATCCGCCCTTCTTGAATTCTTCCTTCAGTTCCAGGTTGATGGTTTTTTCCTTTTTCCCATCGTCAACGCCCGTTAGTTTAGCCTGTTCGGTTTTGTCGTTGAAGACCTGCACCTTCGTAATGGCTTCGGCCTGCAGGTTCTTGGTAGCCTGCTTGGGATCACCACCAAAAAAGTCTTTTCCATCCACCCGAACACGTTTTACCTCCTAGCCCTGCGCCCGGATGTTACCGTCCTGGTCAATCTGAACCCCTGGCAGCTTCCGCAGCAGATCTTCAACGGTAGATCCCGGTGGTACCTTGAACGAGCTGGCATTGTACTCAATCGTGTCGCCCTTGATGGTGAGCGGAGCTTTCGCCGTTCGCACTACCACCTCGAACAGTTCTTTGGTAATGGGCTTGAGCTTCAGTTGGCCCAGGTTAACGACTGCTTCGCCGGTGGGTTTCACCAGCAGGTTGTAGGGGATGTAACCCACAAATGAGATTTTCAGAATGTAATTGCCTGCGCGCAGATTCTTGAACGAAAAAGCCCCTTTCTCATCCGTACGGCCAAAATTGACCATCGACGAGTCCTTGGGGCTTAATAACATCACCGTTGAGGATGGAAGCGGGGCGGCCGACGTATCGACGACCGTACCCTGCATTGTGAAGCGGGTTGCTGCGCCGGGCGTTTGCGCGCGTACGCCAACTGTTACCAGACACAATACGGCCAGCAACCAGAAGAGGTTTTTCATAAGAAGAAAAGGAAAGGTTGAATTGGGATATTGGCAAAGCTAAACAATGTAGCATATGCTCATTGAGTCGTTAACGTTTTTTAACTACGTTTATAGTAGTTTATTTCGTAAACGGTCAATTGCCTCATTAAAGAGA encodes:
- a CDS encoding carboxypeptidase regulatory-like domain-containing protein; the encoded protein is MKNLFWLLAVLCLVTVGVRAQTPGAATRFTMQGTVVDTSAAPLPSSTVMLLSPKDSSMVNFGRTDEKGAFSFKNLRAGNYILKISFVGYIPYNLLVKPTGEAVVNLGQLKLKPITKELFEVVVRTAKAPLTIKGDTIEYNASSFKVPPGSTVEDLLRKLPGVQIDQDGNIRAQG
- a CDS encoding TonB-dependent receptor domain-containing protein, producing MDGKDFFGGDPKQATKNLQAEAITKVQVFNDKTEQAKLTGVDDGKKEKTINLELKEEFKKGGFGKVTAAAGPASNGVSPRAEVKGNYNKFNSKHQFSLVGLGNNTNQQGLSREDYQDFRGSNAYNSNQNADFGFSGSFFYYSDSGDEGLGIPVSGRQGVGFSNNAAGGANYNYDTKKKKISGSYYYNQTRIELDAQRNRENILPQGNYTTDEASNQINFNGNHRASLRYEAQLDSSSTLVFLNNTRYGTGNANLFRQQNIIRGVGDTTRNLTSNRSEQDQFAMSNSLIYRLKMKKKGRSFAASATYEVNSNNSSLLLNSVNTYTLANPANRIPNVRQDQFNDVLRSEYKASLQFVEPFAKRFTWETFYNFSLRYDEVDRDVFDLNLGDSRPRNDSLSLYYKNNYIYNRLGSSVRYSYKGLNVSVGAAGQRFTLDGEFARDQTDLNRQSINRVFTTLIPNVNLNFDLKNNRYLYGGYNVNVRIPTSRELQPVVNNSNPLFINKGNPDLLPELGHNVNLGFNYFNPGSFINVYIGVNATKYVNQIVSSQDTDLQTLVTTIMPENISGGRNLGSYLGFGFPLKKTKATLDLNGNLNFGNNPTRINKVLNETRNQNYGAGARLSLTPVEWLTFYANANLNVTNSQFSINTSQNQTYISNNFGGDLTLKLPHDWYINSNLNYRVNRNAVLNFDQRIPILNSSVYHILGKAKRAEIRLSAYDMLNRNVAVSLNRGANYTQSETIQTLARYFTIGLTYNMRGVQAKMRRDGFF